A part of Hippea maritima DSM 10411 genomic DNA contains:
- the hypB gene encoding hydrogenase nickel incorporation protein HypB, protein MKRVVVQKKVLERNDETANKIRELLASKGIFSLNFMSSPGAGKTTIVEKTIQALKDDFRISFIDGDLDTDRDAERVKALGVDVVQINTSGACHLDAQMVYEALGKVSLNCDLLIIENVGNLVCPATFDIGVDKNIVILSVPEGDDKVKKYPVMFNVADVVLINKIDLLDILDFDLEKVKGELREISPNAKVFEVSAKNDTNLDSWFNYLKELVKPYK, encoded by the coding sequence ATGAAGAGGGTAGTTGTTCAAAAAAAGGTTTTAGAAAGAAATGATGAGACAGCTAATAAGATAAGAGAACTTTTAGCGTCAAAGGGTATTTTCTCTCTTAATTTTATGTCATCACCTGGTGCAGGTAAAACTACTATTGTGGAAAAGACTATTCAAGCTTTAAAGGATGATTTTAGGATTTCTTTTATAGACGGCGATTTGGATACAGACAGGGATGCTGAAAGAGTTAAAGCTTTGGGTGTCGATGTGGTACAGATAAATACATCTGGTGCCTGTCATTTAGATGCTCAAATGGTCTATGAAGCTCTTGGTAAGGTCTCTTTAAATTGTGATCTGCTTATTATAGAAAACGTTGGAAATCTGGTATGTCCTGCAACCTTTGATATTGGTGTGGATAAGAACATAGTTATATTGAGTGTCCCTGAAGGCGATGATAAGGTTAAGAAATACCCTGTTATGTTCAATGTGGCCGATGTTGTGCTCATAAATAAGATAGATTTGCTTGATATATTGGATTTTGATTTGGAGAAGGTAAAGGGCGAACTTAGGGAGATTTCCCCAAATGCCAAAGTATTTGAGGTTAGTGCCAAAAATGACACCAACCTCGATAGTTGGTTTAACTACTTAAAGGAGCTTGTAAAGCCCTATAAGTAA
- a CDS encoding hydrogenase maturation protease, with protein MNEIAVVGLGNLLLADEGFGVHLIRYLQDNYVFENVDIIDGGTIGFGLIEYFLTYKNLVFVDAIRINDKPGSIYKFSLSEVPPNLTFVSSIHEIGLGDVLHHVKLMGEDRDATVVGVVPLAITPNDLSTELTGLLRLKIEPVASIVLDEVERLGGIYARRGDSRKYS; from the coding sequence ATGAATGAGATAGCCGTTGTAGGATTAGGTAACCTCTTGTTGGCCGATGAAGGCTTTGGGGTTCACCTAATCCGATATTTACAGGATAACTATGTTTTTGAGAATGTAGATATAATAGATGGAGGTACGATTGGGTTCGGATTGATTGAGTATTTCTTGACTTACAAGAACCTTGTATTTGTTGATGCTATTAGGATTAATGATAAACCGGGAAGTATTTATAAATTTAGTCTAAGTGAAGTTCCACCGAATTTAACATTTGTGTCATCTATCCATGAGATAGGTTTAGGTGATGTTTTGCATCATGTGAAACTTATGGGTGAGGATAGGGATGCCACAGTTGTTGGCGTTGTTCCTTTAGCTATTACACCAAATGATTTAAGTACAGAGCTTACCGGGTTGTTGCGTTTAAAGATAGAGCCAGTTGCCAGTATTGTACTCGATGAGGTAGAAAGGCTGGGTGGAATTTATGCACGAAGGGGCGATAGCCGAAAGTATAGTTGA
- a CDS encoding hydrogenase maturation nickel metallochaperone HypA has translation MHEGAIAESIVDIIKQTALINKLERITTVRLRIGKLSGVMVDALLFALDALKNEEPLIKDAVFDVENVAIRARCLLCSREFCFKNESDIVLICPYCNMPLDIVDGKQMEIIDIEGE, from the coding sequence ATGCACGAAGGGGCGATAGCCGAAAGTATAGTTGATATAATTAAACAGACAGCCTTAATAAACAAGCTTGAAAGAATAACCACTGTAAGGCTTAGAATAGGCAAATTGAGTGGTGTTATGGTAGACGCTCTGCTTTTTGCCCTTGATGCTTTAAAAAATGAGGAACCACTCATAAAAGATGCTGTTTTTGATGTAGAAAATGTGGCTATTAGGGCAAGATGTTTGCTGTGTAGCAGAGAATTTTGCTTTAAAAATGAATCAGATATAGTGTTAATTTGCCCTTATTGCAATATGCCACTTGATATAGTTGACGGTAAGCAGATGGAAATTATTGACATAGAGGGAGAGTAA